The nucleotide window tttctctttttctctattAAAAGAATCCATGATGTTATCTTCAGATAACCTTATCCAGCCTCTGATTTGACATGAGTCGCATTGGAGTGCAGTACCATCACACAAGGGTGTGCACTTGTCAAGTCGCATCTAAGGGTCATGTCATTTACTGTAGTATTAAACAAGGTTTCTAAGAACCTACCAGGAAAGATGATTCATAAAAAGAGACCATGCACGTAGGATAATGCCCTTTGATGTGTCCATAATAAGGAATTAATTGACTCCATGGAGGCAAGATCTTGTACATGAATCAAGACACCTCCTTGGATATTACTCCTTACTTATTAGGTTCCATCCACCCTTGCTCTAGTGTGTTAGCTGGATGCCATTTCCTAATTAACTCCACACTCTTCAGGTTCAAGTTCAGTTGATAGGGCTGTCCTTAGATTGCAGTTTTTTGTATCATACACATGTAATTCTGGCCTGATGGCAGCTGAGTCAAAGTCACatcctgtttgtctctgtcatgTCTCATTGTATTTGTCTTTGCTATGTTTTACTGTGTATTGTAACCAGTTCATCAGATAGttcttgaaatgtttcagtcatGACCAATTTGACAGACAGATATTGCCATCTACAGAATAGTGCACAAAGTGCAGGACTGTGACACCAGGTTTGTGTCCAGACTTCGGTCTCTGGTGAGGGTTTAGCCAACAAAGCACTTTGGTTAAGGTTAGAGAAAGATCGTGATTTTGctcaaatgttattaaaaaaccTCCTATTTTAAGTTGAAGAGTTATTGAAATTCAGATAAATGTGAATCTGTATAAACATCGAATGGTTTCGAAACAAGACGTCATATGCTTCACGTGAACCAAAAATATATCAGTGTGGCAGGAAATGCTCTTTGATTGGATATTCTGTGACAACCAATCAGATGCATTTGATGGTCTGACCTCACACCACCTTCACTCCCTGAAATATGTGAAAGTTTTCTCAGAAAAGTCAGAGTGAAGATGATCGTGTTCTGTGTTacactgctgctccttcatCAAGGATGTAAGTGCTTTCTAATCATCAaagattttctcatttaaacatctgcatgtaaactAGATGTTTGCTGGTTCATGTGATTGTCTTTTTATGTTGCAGTTTGTTGCACTATTTGACATTGTTCAATAGTTGTCATTAATCTTTCAtgtattatgtgtttatttcatttagatACACTGGTTCCAGTGACCACAGTTCAACTCGGTGAACCTGTGACCTTCACATGTGTTTCTGAGTTGAACCAAAGATTTCATTGGTACAAGCAAACTGCTGGGGAAAATCTGAAATTAATTGTGTCAATGCGGAAAAATACAAGCCCTGTGTATGGACCAGACTTTTCTGCCTCGAGATTGGAagtaaaattaaataagaaCATGAGCATTCTGACTATTTTGAAGACgaaagaagaagatgagggaATGTATCACTGTGCAGAAGTGGAGTGGACTAAAATTACTTGGAGTGCAACCTATTTGTCGTTAAGAGGTAATTatgtgatctttttttgttttttcaaccttcaacaacaaatattttcaaGGGGGATTTCCAAATTCATAAATTCATCTGAAAATATCTTATTGAAATGTTCAGTGAGGTATCACTTCTGGTTATCAGGTTATCATTTCTGCAGTGTCATGTGAAATCATTACATGTTATACTTAAAAGATATTCATACTTCTTAAAATGTGCAGGAAATACTCAGAGGACATCAAACTATGCTGTTGTTCAGTGGTCGACAGTATCTGATCCAGTCCGTCCAGGAGactcagtgactctgcagtgttcagtcctctctgactctgagaacAAGACGTGTTCAGAAGATCACAGTGTGTTCTGGTTCAGAGCCGGATCAGATAAATCTCATCCAGACATCATCTACACTGATGGAAACAGACATGATCAACGTGACAAGAGTCAGAAACGCTGTGTTTATCACTTCTCTAAGAACGTCAGCTCCTCTGATGATGGGACTTACTACTGTGCTGTGGCCACATGTGGGGAGATATTATTTGGAAATGGATCAAAAGTACAAATCGGTATGATTCTCTGTTTAATACTGCAGGTGATATTCATAAGATGTTAATAACATcattgatacatttttttctttgttctctagagcgaaaaacaaaacactgtgactgtcattgttttgttaattagaaaatctgaatattttagtGTCTGTTTATACAGTGAGATGGTGGAGAAAGAGGTGATATTCATAAGATGTTTGAACAttctctttgatttttttttctttctttctttctttctagaGAGTAAAACAAGTTATGAGTTAATTGCGCTGGTGGTAGCAGTCGTCTGCCTGATCATTTCTGTGATtggaaatattgttttcatctgttacCGAACTCCAAGAGCAGGATGTGAACAATTTAAAGGTAAGTGTTGTTGAATGAATCATTATCAATAATTTATCAGGAAACATTTGTAGGACAATTGTAGTGTCTATATTCCCTCAATGTTCCACTTATGTCTCACTAAGGTTTACCGTTACCGTACACAAAGtcaataattgaaaaaaaataataataagattttcgtttaattaacatttttcaaaCTGGTTGAATCATTTGATGATCcttattaaaatgtcatattaaGTAagtaatttttctgttttcattcaatGTTAGGAATAGAAAGCGTCTCTTCACAATCACGACACGACAACTCGATCCCACCAGTCAATGATAATGTAAGTAATGATGCCAgattacatttgatgtttcATTAATAATTTCATTAATATAATTCCCAACCCTATAACAACATGACTATACTGTGTAATGAGCCTTTTATTTGGTGCACAGACTGAAGGTGGAGATGATCTGAACTATGCTGCACTGCATTTATCTGGTAGAAAAGCtacaagaggaaggaagaagagagagactgaagaaaGTGTGTATTCTCAAGTTAAATGccaaatgtgaatgtgtgtctgaaaaTCTGTGAGTTGGTTCACAGTACTGACCTCttacagtgtaaataaataatgcagtgTTGTGGGATCCTTTCTAACTTAAGTGAGAATGACGTGTTTAATGACAGAAGTTAAGTCCTATTATAGCATAGAGAcatgttctttgtgttttacgTTTTTCTGTACATTGATCCTTGTTTCAtattatgtatttgtatttgcttTTCAGATTTTACTGGTCACTCACATTATTACCTGCAATGCAAAAAAATGCCTTTCCCTGTGAGGCTTCATTGTTCTTATTTGGTCAAATTATGTCGGTagcttccaaaaaaaaaaaaattgtttataTTTCTTCACTGTGgtttagaaagaaaaataatgtgaATTTTTGTGACTGTTAATTTGTTCCCATCACTTTTTCAGGAACAGATCAGTTCCTGAAGAAGTTGTTTGAGGAACACATCAGTTGTTTTTATACTGATATACTCCAAACACTGACATTCGTAATATAACCATATAGATTCACGAACGCCATGGCCCTCCTGGGCCAGTGAATGGTgccatgcttttattttgtaacactGGAGCCCTGATTTAAAAGTAGTAAACTAGCCTCTAACATTTAGAAGTGTATGAGTCAATGCCAAAGTAGGAGTTAACGAGTTCTGTCCAAAGACACTGAACAAAGGAGGAGGTCCTCGGCCTCATCTGGGCAAGGCAGTTTTATCTATAAAGTGTTTACATTggcaaataaaattaaataaacaataaaaaccagAATGGAAATCAGTTAAAACAGAAAGTAACACTCCATATGAAGATGACATGTAATAGGTTATAATGGTATttatagtgaattataatgcagTCATAATGCTTTATTGACTGCCCTTCTAAACATGcataatgctttctgatgcactatatcaacagtcataaaacattacagaTGTGACCTTTAATAAATTATAACTTTAAATGTCTGGTGGTCTGGTCTCAGCTGCTTTCTCAGGTGTGTCCCAATGCAGGAATGCAGGAAGCTCCGCTCCCTTTTTTGTATAGACTGTGCGCCTTTTTCCTTTATCCTAGTACTAGactcttttttccccttgctTTTTATGAAACTCtattgaaaaatgacaaatttacaGATAACAGAGCatataatataaacacaaagacataagTACAGATTTACATAGGAAGTAGCACataaacccacacacatacagtatatatgtatatacatatatacacacacacacatatatattatggcatgctgttcaggaaattaaactgttgaatatatggaataaaacatttacagttagTAAATTGGGAGGTGTGGCTGGTGGTTTAAAGTTTTCAGGGTTTTAAGGCTGCACGTTTGTGGTTTGGATGGTAAGAAATGTGAAATGCATCACATCCTGTATGTCAGAGTA belongs to Larimichthys crocea isolate SSNF unplaced genomic scaffold, L_crocea_2.0 scaffold779, whole genome shotgun sequence and includes:
- the LOC113745455 gene encoding uncharacterized protein LOC113745455; the protein is MIVFCVTLLLLHQGYTLVPVTTVQLGEPVTFTCVSELNQRFHWYKQTAGENLKLIVSMRKNTSPVYGPDFSASRLEVKLNKNMSILTILKTKEEDEGMYHCAEVEWTKITWSATYLSLRGNTQRTSNYAVVQWSTVSDPVRPGDSVTLQCSVLSDSENKTCSEDHSVFWFRAGSDKSHPDIIYTDGNRHDQRDKSQKRCVYHFSKNVSSSDDGTYYCAVATCGEILFGNGSKVQIESKTSYELIALVVAVVCLIISVIGNIVFICYRTPRAGCEQFKGIESVSSQSRHDNSIPPVNDNTEGGDDLNYAALHLSGRKATRGRKKRETEERTDQFLKKLFEEHISCFYTDILQTLTFVI